A window of Candidatus Sulfotelmatobacter sp. genomic DNA:
CGAATCCGGCCAAGCTGTTCGGCCTGTTCCCGCGCAAGGGGACGGTGGCGGTCGGCAGCGACGCGGACCTGGTGATCTGGGATCCCAACGCCGAGCGGACGATCTCGGCCAAGACGCATCACATGCGCGTCGACAACAACATCTTCGAGGGGATGCACGTCACGGGCGGCCCGCGCCAGGTGTTCTTGCGCGGCCGCAAGATCGTCGACGACGGCAAGTTCCTGGGCGAAGCCGGCTACGGCGCGCACCAGAAGTCGGCGCCCTTCCGCCCCGTCCAGCTGTGAGACGAGAGAGAAGCACACCGTGAGCGACATCGTTCGAATCGGGTTGATCCAGGCGCACCACGACACCGACGGCGATCAGCCGGTCGAGGTCCACAAACGGGCTTCGATCGACAAGCACGTCCGCATGATCCGCGAGGCCGCCGGGCGCGGCGCGCAGATCGTCTGCCTGCAAGAGCTGTTCTACGGGCCGTACTTCTGCACCGAGCAGAACCCCAAGTGGTACGACGCGACCGAGCACGTCCCCGACGGGCCGACGACGCGGCTGATGCAGGACCTCGCGCGCGAGCTGAACATCGCGCTGGTCGTGCCGCTCTACGAGCGCACGATCAGCGGCGTCTACTACAACACCGCGGTCGTCATCGACGCCGACGGGACGGTGCTCGGCATCTACCGCAAGCATCACATCCCGCAGGTCGCCGCGGGCCCCTCGCCGTGCGGCTTCTGGGAGAAGTACTACTTCCGCCCCGGCAACAGCGGCTACCCGACCTTCCAGACGAAGTACGCGCGGATCGGCGTCTACATCTGCTACGACCGTCACTTCCCCGAAGGCGCGCGCCTGCTCGGGCTCAACGGCGCCGAGATCGTTTTCAACCCGTCGGCGACGGTGGCCGGGCTCTCCGAGTATCTCTGGAAGCTCGAGCAACCCGCGCACGCGGTCGCCAACGGCTACTACGTCGGCGCCATCAACCGCGTCGGCTGGGAGACGCCCTGGAACATGGGCGAGTTCTACGGCCAGTCGTACCTGGTCGATCCGCGCGGCCAGTTCGTCGCGGTCGGGAGCCGCGACAAGGACGAGGTCGTCATCGGCGACATGGATCGCCGCATGATCGACGAGGTCCGCAACACCTGGCAGTTCTATCGCGACCGCCGTCCGGAGACGTACGACGGGTTGGTGGAAGCCTGACCGACCCGCACACGCCGAGTCCGCCCGCCGTCGTCGCGAGCGGACTCTCGCTCACCTTCGGTTCCGGCACGGACGCCGTGGCCGCGCTCGCCGACGTCGACCTGACGATCGCGCGCGGCGAGTTCGTCTCGCTCATCGGTCCGTCGGGCTGCGGGAAGACGACGCTGCTGCGGGCGATCGCCGATTTGGAGCGCCCGACCAGCGGGACGCTGCTGGTGAACGGCCTGACGCCGGAGGTCGCGCGGCGGGAGCGCACCTACGGGTACGTCTTTCAAGCGCCGGCGCTCTATCCGTGGCGCAACGTCGAGCACAACGTCATGCTGCCGCTCGAGATCATGGGCGTTCCGCGCGCGGAGCGGCGCGAACGCGCGCGGCGCAACCTGCAGCTGGTGGGCTTGAGCGACGCCGCGCGGCGCTTCCCCTGGCAGCTCTCGGGCGGCATGCAGCAGCGCGTGTCGATCGCGCGCGCCCTGAGCTTCGCCCCCTCGCTGCTGCTGATGGAC
This region includes:
- a CDS encoding ABC transporter ATP-binding protein → MAALADVDLTIARGEFVSLIGPSGCGKTTLLRAIADLERPTSGTLLVNGLTPEVARRERTYGYVFQAPALYPWRNVEHNVMLPLEIMGVPRAERRERARRNLQLVGLSDAARRFPWQLSGGMQQRVSIARALSFAPSLLLMDEPFGALDEITRDGLNLYLHELWRSTGMTTVFVTHSIPEAVYLSTRIVVMSPRPGRIVEVIDSDLGDVRPLDIRDTAAFTAIGSRVRHALHAGSPHG
- a CDS encoding nitrilase-related carbon-nitrogen hydrolase, producing the protein MSDIVRIGLIQAHHDTDGDQPVEVHKRASIDKHVRMIREAAGRGAQIVCLQELFYGPYFCTEQNPKWYDATEHVPDGPTTRLMQDLARELNIALVVPLYERTISGVYYNTAVVIDADGTVLGIYRKHHIPQVAAGPSPCGFWEKYYFRPGNSGYPTFQTKYARIGVYICYDRHFPEGARLLGLNGAEIVFNPSATVAGLSEYLWKLEQPAHAVANGYYVGAINRVGWETPWNMGEFYGQSYLVDPRGQFVAVGSRDKDEVVIGDMDRRMIDEVRNTWQFYRDRRPETYDGLVEA